In Candidatus Rokuibacteriota bacterium, the genomic window TTCTGCCTGGTCGGCGTCTACAGCATCAACTACAGCGTCTTCGACGTGTGGGTGATGATCCTGTTCGGGCTGCTGGGCTACGTCCTGCGCAAGGGTGGGTTCGAGGTCGCCCCCCTCGTCCTCGCCCTGGTGCTCGGCCCGGTGTTCGAGACGTCGCTGCGGCAGTCGCTCATTATGTCCAGGGGGGACCTCGCCGTCTTTCTCCGGCGGCCGCTCGCGGCCGGCCTGCTGCTCGTCGCCCTCGCCCTTGTCCTGACACCGCTCCTCCGACACGTGAGCGGCCGGCTCCTGGCGGTAGCGGGTCGCGAGGACCTCAGCGATCGGGATCGAGCCTGAACCGCGCGACGCGTGCTGGGTCCGGCTCCCAGCCGAGGCCAGGCACCGACTGCGCGGCTTTCCCTTACTTCTTGACGGCCTGGACCTTCTTCGCGGGGATGGCCTCCGCGGCTTTTGCCTCGGCGCGCCGCGGCGCCTTGGCGGGGGGCTTCTTCTCCTGCGGGACTCGCTTTGCGAGGCTCTCTTTCAACGCCTCCATCAGGTCGATCACCTGGGCGCGCTGGACCTGCGGCCCGACGGCGGTGATCTCCTTGCCCTCGACCTTCAGGTTCACGAGGTCCAGGACGCGCAGCCGGTACTCGTCCTGGTACTGCTCGGGCTTGAAGTCTCCGTTCGACAGCTCGTCGATCAGGCGGAGGGCCAGCTCGAGCTCGCCCTCCTTGATCTTGGCTGATTGACCTTTGTCGATCTCGCCGAAGTCCCGGACCTCGTCGGCGAAGT contains:
- a CDS encoding Ku protein, which translates into the protein RFTDEELKSLEGEASKIIDIAEFVPLANVDPIYFEKTYYLGPDKGGEKAYRLLADAMAKTDRVALAKFVMRGKESLVLVRPAQGGLMLHTMYFADEVRDFGEIDKGQSAKIKEGELELALRLIDELSNGDFKPEQYQDEYRLRVLDLVNLKVEGKEITAVGPQVQRAQVIDLMEALKESLAKRVPQEKKPPAKAPRRAEAKAAEAIPAKKVQAVKK